Below is a window of Sporosarcina ureae DNA.
TAGTCTGACTTCGCTGCTTGGTGATTCAAAAAAATCCTCTCGCTATACACATGGCTATTATTATTTATTTTACCTTTCACCCAGACATTACCACCATTTCCACTACCCTGTTTCAGGAACGCTAGTGAACCGTTATGCATTAGGTTCTACTTCTTATCCTGTTAACGATTTAGGTATTCGTATGCGTAAAGATGTATTTTCTTCCAATCACAGGGTTATTTCTGAGCTTTCCACAGATTTTGGACAGGTGGCCATTGTTAAGGTTGGTGCATTAAATGTAAATAGTGTCCGCATTGCAAATTCTAAAACTAGTTGTGAAAAAGGACAAGATTTTGGTCATTTTGCATTTGGTTCTACTGTTATTTTATTCATTGAACAGAGTAATATATTTAAGCCCGAAGAAATGCCTTTTACAGAAGTCCAAGTTGGTGATAGGATCGGAGTGTGGCAATCTTAAGTAGATGAGGTTTTATTATGGAACATCTCCAAGAATATATAGTGCAGTATGGCTATCTTTCTATATTTTTCTTTTTGGCTCTTGGTATTTTCGGCTTGCCTATGCCGGATGAATTGCTTGTAACATTTGCCGGTTATTTAACTTCAGCAGGTACATTTCATTTTATATTCACGATAATCTTTACAATATCCGGTGTAATGGTCGGAACATTGTTCACGTATATGATTGGTAGAAAAGTTGGTAAACCTTTAATTCGGCGTTTTGGAAATTACTTCTTCCTCACGCCTCGACGTATGCAAAAGATTGAGCGTTGGTTTATGACCTATGGCTCGTGGACGGTGACTTTCGGTTATTTTGTTCCGGGCATGCGCCATTTAATTTGTTATATTTCAGGCATGAGCGGCATGAGCATTCGACGATATGTGTTGTTCGCTATTCCAGGTGTTATTGTTTCCACTACGGTTTGCTTGTTGCTTGGCTACTTCATTCGTCTACCATTTTTCTAAACAATAGCGAATGAAAGCAGATGGCATAGTTGTTTAAACATGCCTTTTACCTTCTCGATAGTAAAATTTAAAAGGACGACACCATTTCTGCTTAAGAAATGGCGTCGTCCTTTTTATAAGTCGTTCTTAGTCTGAATTGTAATTCAAGAAATTCACATACCTTGATCCAATGTATATAGCTGTCGATATCTTTCATTCGTAGCTAATAATTCTTTATGTGTCCCATCCATGATGATTTCACCATGATCCATGAAAATAATACGGTCCATTTTTCCATACCTATTAAGTGATGTGTAATCCATACGACCGTTTTATCTTTTAGAGAGTGATGAAGAGTTTCTACGAGAGAATGTTCAGTCACTGGATCTAACCCAACAGTCGGTTCATCCAAAACGACAACCGGTGTTTGTTTCAATAAAATTCTTGCCAGTGCAAACCGCTGACGCTCTCCACCTGAGAATCGTTGTCCTGTTTCCTCCATTTGGGTTTTCAAGCCCTCAGGAAGTGATTGCAAGTACTCATACAAACCAACTTGTTCAGCTACTCGTTGTACATCTTCAGTAGTTGCGAATGCATCACCAAGTTTAATATTGTTTTGAACAGTTGTTGCGAAAAGATAAGGTTTTTGATTTAAGACGCTCATCACCTCATATATAGAGTCGCCATACAGCGATGCAGGTTTTTGATTGACATGTACATGTCCGCTTGTTGGCTGAACTGTGCCTAATAAAAGCTGTATGAGAGTAGACTTACCCGCGCCACTTTTACCAAGTACTGCAACTTTTTCTCCAGGTTGAATCGTCAGTGAAATATGCTGAACCGCATTTTCTTTCTGACCTTCATACCGATAACTTACATTGTCGAGTTCAATAGTCGCTTCTTCTACATTACCAAGCTCCATTGCTTTTTGATCCACTGCAGTATTTTGCTGATGGATCGCATCAATCCTTTGCAAGGATGCTTCATAAGCAGGTAAACGTTCTATTGCAAACGATATGGGAATCAATCCTTCTAAAATCGGCAACGTAACCAATGTAAATGCAGCGATATACGTTGGCGCCAATGAACCTGCTGCCGCTTGCTGTCCTGCCCATACTCCGACGACTAAGACTAGTAGCCCTGAGAAAATTTGCAATTGCATCGTCCGAGACTGTTGCCAATACGCCAGTTTTTTATCAATAGCATGGCTTGCATGACTTTCCTCTTTAAATGACGCAAGGAATTGTTCTTTCCTGCCACTGATGATCCAGTCACGTAAACCAAAAATACCTTCTGTCATCGTATTATACAACTGACTGTGAAGTTTTTTCGATTGCAGCTGGTTTTTCTTCATCATATAAAGTGACAGCATAGGATAGATAAACGTCACGATGGCTAGTAACACAGCCATAATAAGCGCAAACTTCCAGTCATAGATTGCCAGCACAATGACAGAGAAACTGAATAAGAATAATCCAATGACAGTCGGAAACAGCGTACGGATATAGACATCCTGTAAATGTTCAATATCATCCGCTAGTGCACCAAGTAAATCACCCGTCTGAAAACGCGAACGAATGAATAATGCTTGCGGCTCCAGTACGTGATATAGCTGCACTCGCATATCCGCAATAATTTTCAATACGGCATTATGACCAAGTAAACGCTCTACATATCGTAAGGCTGCACGCGAAATACCGAATGTCCGAACTGCCACGATCGGAATATAAACGAGTAATATCGTTTCAGGCCTTTCCGATGTACGGGATATTAAATATCCTGATGTAAAGGTCAACATCGCAGCCGAAAGTATAGTCAGTGTTCCTAGAAGTATAGTAGATAGTATGGTTTTGTTATATTTACGGGCATAGGGAAGTATATGTTGTTGGTACAAGTTCATACAGCATGCCCCCTTCCACGCGCTTCCAGTAAACGACAATAGGCTCCGTCTTGTTTCAATAATTGTTCGTGAGAGCCCGTTTCTACTACTTTACCGTTTTCAAGTACTACTATGGTATCCATTTCTTGCATCCAATGAATACGATGC
It encodes the following:
- the asd gene encoding archaetidylserine decarboxylase (Phosphatidylserine decarboxylase is synthesized as a single chain precursor. Generation of the pyruvoyl active site from a Ser is coupled to cleavage of a Gly-Ser bond between the larger (beta) and smaller (alpha chains). It is an integral membrane protein.); translated protein: MKTRIFKSFVELTGSPISSALLKQITTSRISKPLIKPFASFYHIQLDEAKYSIEQYKSLNDFFTRSLQPGKRPIDNHPNSLISPVDGVLSDSGIIDSQQQFIVKDKTYSLTSLLGDSKKSSRYTHGYYYLFYLSPRHYHHFHYPVSGTLVNRYALGSTSYPVNDLGIRMRKDVFSSNHRVISELSTDFGQVAIVKVGALNVNSVRIANSKTSCEKGQDFGHFAFGSTVILFIEQSNIFKPEEMPFTEVQVGDRIGVWQS
- the cydC gene encoding thiol reductant ABC exporter subunit CydC, whose amino-acid sequence is MNLYQQHILPYARKYNKTILSTILLGTLTILSAAMLTFTSGYLISRTSERPETILLVYIPIVAVRTFGISRAALRYVERLLGHNAVLKIIADMRVQLYHVLEPQALFIRSRFQTGDLLGALADDIEHLQDVYIRTLFPTVIGLFLFSFSVIVLAIYDWKFALIMAVLLAIVTFIYPMLSLYMMKKNQLQSKKLHSQLYNTMTEGIFGLRDWIISGRKEQFLASFKEESHASHAIDKKLAYWQQSRTMQLQIFSGLLVLVVGVWAGQQAAAGSLAPTYIAAFTLVTLPILEGLIPISFAIERLPAYEASLQRIDAIHQQNTAVDQKAMELGNVEEATIELDNVSYRYEGQKENAVQHISLTIQPGEKVAVLGKSGAGKSTLIQLLLGTVQPTSGHVHVNQKPASLYGDSIYEVMSVLNQKPYLFATTVQNNIKLGDAFATTEDVQRVAEQVGLYEYLQSLPEGLKTQMEETGQRFSGGERQRFALARILLKQTPVVVLDEPTVGLDPVTEHSLVETLHHSLKDKTVVWITHHLIGMEKWTVLFSWIMVKSSWMGHIKNY
- a CDS encoding DedA family protein, which produces MEHLQEYIVQYGYLSIFFFLALGIFGLPMPDELLVTFAGYLTSAGTFHFIFTIIFTISGVMVGTLFTYMIGRKVGKPLIRRFGNYFFLTPRRMQKIERWFMTYGSWTVTFGYFVPGMRHLICYISGMSGMSIRRYVLFAIPGVIVSTTVCLLLGYFIRLPFF